In Bradysia coprophila strain Holo2 unplaced genomic scaffold, BU_Bcop_v1 contig_24, whole genome shotgun sequence, one genomic interval encodes:
- the LOC119078137 gene encoding uncharacterized protein LOC119078137: protein MGLPLSPILADIVMEKVLDLAIPQFDFVPVLFVKYVDDMFTSVPTNFAQHTINILNSVNHRIQFTSEVEKDGQIPFLDVIVFRNNDGTIGTRWYSKPSSSNRLLNFFSNHPFQHKTGVIDNAINRIFGLSETTSRQQNTIVVKNILEANHYPAHLINKGIRKFFHKKNNRDTTLSTVLKEPITYKGISYISSCSVNIGRALCEELDDVKVGYKPFKTNRSNFSQLKDKTNPLDKCNIVYKIPCWGDGFSKNKCELCYIGHTGNKFGDRLGQHQNDVKKSNDEVEAKNGQTALVRHFQDGHAPDFENASILMMEPNEFKRRILESLNILTNNSMNFRKDVDSISKVYHNVLDVKFSD from the coding sequence ATGGGACTCCCGCTATCTCCAATTTTGGCGGACATTGTTATGGAAAAGGTGCTCGATCTGGCGATTCCACAATTCGATTTTGTCCCGGTCTTATTCGTCAAATATGTTGACGACATGTTTACATCTGTACCCACCAACTTTGCTCAACACACGATCAACATCCTGAATTCGGTGAACCACAGAATCCAATTTACAAGCGAAGTTGAAAAGGATGGACAAATCCCGTTTTTGGACGTGATAGTTTTCAGAAATAATGATGGCACAATTGGTACAAGATGGTACTCTAAACCATCCTCATCAAATCGGTTGCTAAATTTTTTCTCAAACCATCCATTTCAACACAAAACTGGCGTCATTGATAATGCAATCAACCGCATATTCGGACTGAGTGAAACGACATCACGCCAGCAGAATACGATCGTGGTGAAAAACATATTGGAAGCCAACCATTACCCAGCACACTTGATCAACAAGGGGATCcgtaaatttttccataagAAAAACAATCGTGACACAACACTGAGCACAGTGTTAAAGGAACCGATTACTTACAAGGGTATCAGCTACATTTCATCTTGCTCGGTAAATATTGGTCGTGCATTATGTGAAGAATTGGATGACGTGAAGGTCGGCTACAAACCGTTCAAGACTAACAGATCCAATTTCTCACAACTGAAAGACAAAACCAATCCACTGGATAAGTGCAATATTGTTTACAAGATTCCATGTTGGGGCGacggtttttcaaaaaacaagtGCGAACTTTGCTACATTGGTCATACGGGTAACAAGTTTGGTGACAGACTAGGACAACATCAAAATGATGTGAAGAAATCAAACGACGAAGTAGAAGCTAAGAACGGTCAGACAGCTTTGGTTCGTCACTTCCAAGATGGACATGCGCCCGATTTCGAAAACGCTTCAATATTGATGATGGAACCCAACGAGTTCAAGAGAAGAATACTTGAATCGCTAAACATCCTGACAAATAACTCGATGAATTTTAGGAAGGATGTTGACAGTATCAGCAAAGTGTATCATAACGTTTTGGACGTTAAGTTTTCGGATTAA